The Nostoc sp. PCC 7524 nucleotide sequence TGCTTGCGAAATACAGCATCACAGCCAAGTTTGGTAATAGAAACGATATCGGCGTAAGCACAAAAAGCTCTATCCCCTAAAAGTACATCATTTGGTTTGAGAAAACTGTACATTTTTCTCGCTAATTTAATATCATGAGTGTTCAAAACGTCTATGCACAGTGCAACAGCGGCTCCAGTAACTAAACTGAATATTACCCCGATTTTGGCAATTGGGAACCCACATCCTTCTTGTTGAGTGCTAGGTTGAGGATATTCTTTTTGGTTTTCTTGTGTGTCAGGCATAGATACAGTTGAGCCATCTATTACTTTCACATTTCGACCACACCATAAATTTTCTTGGTTCACTTTCTCTTCTAAGCTTTGTGCAGAGAAATTAAAAAGTTTTTCTAATAATTTTTCTGGCAACCTTGCCCTAGCTTGACAATAAGCACTTGTATCTGTTGAAGGAATTTCTACTTCTGATTCTGCCAAATGTGCAATTATTTTACTTACAGCGTTATGACAAGTTTTATCAGTATCCAAAACCTGAGATAAAAATGCCCACAACGTTATTAGCGGGTCAAATAATCGCTTTTTGTATTTAATATTTAATTCAGATATTGCTTGTCTAATTGCCGATTCTGGCAATAGTTCTTTAAAGGGTAGCCCTAAACTTTGGCTAAATTTATCCTTGAGAATTTGTACTCGTAGTGTCACAGTAGTGTTTATGATCTTGGCTTGCTCGTCTTCAAAAAGTATTTCATGAGCGAGCAAGCTTTTTCTACCGACAAAAATTTTTGGCCAACCATACATCATCTTTCTCAGAGCGATCGCCTGACTCAGGCTATTACTGCTAAATGGGCATTAAAAGCTGTAGCCCCTGAAATGTATGGCTTCTAGCTTTTCTTAGTGCCATTCCATCATGGCACTTTGCTGGACAGAATACCGGATTAGGCTTCCAGTAGTGCCGCCTTTTCACCCCGCTTCAGGCGTTGATGACTATTCGCTAACCTGGGGGTGATGCTTTCACCGTTGCACCTACGGGGTAGGATTCTCACCTACATGGTCTATCAGTTGTCAGGGTTTTTGTTAAGGTTTTCCCTTTTCTTATTACCCTGCCTGTTATCCCTAAGCCGTTCTAGGTTACTTGGCTTATTTCAACAGAACGATTCGCACTTGAAATTCCTTGTCGAGAAATTCATAAGGACGTTCCCAGTTAATTAGTGCGGCTGTTTGGGGGAAGAAAAACTGCATTGCTTGGGGAAAGTAGGCTTCTAAAATTTCTTTCCACGGTGAATCATTATCGGCTCTTTCTCTTTCCTCGCTCATGGGTTAATTGCTAGATTTATGTTTTGCATCATCATGTTAAAACATCATGGATTTTGAGATTTTGTAGATTAATTAAGCCGTTTTTCTTCCTAATCTACACACTTTCGGACTCATGCCAAATTTACGCTTGAATGCGGCTGCAAAGTGACCAGGGTTAGAATATCCAACATGAGATGCTACCTCCGCTACACTTTGCTTACCTTCCTGTAAGAGCATTTGCGCCATTTCCATGCGGTAGTTATGTAAGTAGCCAAAGACTGTTGTACCAAAGACTTCCCGAAAACCTAATTTTAATTTATTGTCATTGACACCTACTTTTTTTGCTAAATCTAACAGTGTAGGCGGATTATCGTATTGACTAATTAAAATGTCTTTGGCGTGATAAATTCTTTCAATGTCAGATGCTTTCAGGTTAATTAAACTTTGGCGATTTTGTTCAGTCTCCAATATTTGCGCTAATTGCAAAGCCAGCAGTTCCAGCACCTTGCTTTCTAGATAAATTCGTTGCACCATACCTTGATAGGGTGCATTTAAAAGCTGTGATAATATAGTTTGCATTGTGGGCGTGATTTTACCCACAGGCAGATGAAAACGCGGTGGATGATCACTGTCTAGCAAAGGTTGTAATTGTTTGGGGACAGGTGTAAACCCAGTAGCAAAATTTCTCAGGAAATCGATATCAAAAAGAATTCTGATTATATAATAGCGATCGCCTGCAAAATATTGCTCGATTTCTTCAATATCTGGCAAGTAAAATAAATAATTATTTCCTGCTGTTTCTTGATATTTTTCCCTAACTCCCGCAACCCCAGGACAAATGACACTATGATTCCCCTCTAGATAAAATTTTGCGATCAGTGGATATTCCTCATCATGATTATTCTGAATATTTACTTGACGATATTGAGTTTTATCAAAAATTTCTAGAGATAATCCCGGACGTAGCTGCATTTCCTGATAGGAACTACGAGTAAAGTTACTTTCCCATTTCTCTACAAAGTCGAAGGACTGACTAGGATCTACAGCCTGTAATATCTTCAAACTTGCTTCTACAACTTCATCGTACTGTTCTTTCGTCAGAATTTCCAACATTTTTGAGTAGGATTTTTCAAGAATTAATTGCTAAAATTTTCCATTTATTTACTAAAAATTAGAAGAATTTGCTTGCAATTGCTTTTCTCCCTTGCGTCCTATTGGTACACACATGGGTGTTCCCACAACTGGGTCAGGAACAATACGACAATCTAAACCAAAAACCTCTCTTACCATTTCTTCAGTCATTACCTCTTTTGGTTCTCCAGCCGTGAAAATTCGGCCTTGTTTCACTACAACTAGATAATCTGCATAACGACAAGCCTGATTTAGATCATGCAGCACCATGACAATAGTTCTCTGTTGATGCTGATTCAATTCATATAACAAATCTAACACTTCTATTTGATGTGCTAAATCTAAAAAAGTAGTGGGTTCATCTAACAGTAAAATATCTGTATCTTGTGCCAGTGCCATTGCTATCCAAGCACGTTGGCGTTGTCCACCAGATAAAGTATCTAAAGCTCTATCTGCTAAGGGCAATAAATTAGTAATTTCTAGTGCCTGTTGGACAATTCTTTCGTCTTTTTCTGACCACTGCTGTAACCAATTTTGATAAGGATAACGCCCTTGTCCTACTAAGTCTTTGACTGTTAATCCTTCTGGTGCAACTGGGCCTTGAGGTAAAATTCCTAACTGCTTTGCTACTTCCTTTGTTGCCAGATTAAAAATAGATTGCCCATCAAGATAAACTGTCCCACCATAGGGTTTAAGCAATCTGGCTAAACCTCGTAATAAAGTTGATTTACCGCAACCATTTGCACCCACCAAAGCACTAATTTTTCCGCTAGGAATTGCCAAATTTAGGTCACGAATAATTGGCGCACCATCGTAAGCTAAAGACAGACTTTTGGTTGATAAACCTTTCATATTTTTTACCCTGTTAAACTAATCAAAATTCAATTTTTTCCCAGTCCCCAATCCCCAATCCCCAACACTATTTCTTCCGATTACGAATTAACAAATAGAGAAAATAAGGCGCACCCACAGCAGCCGTCACCACCCCACAAGGAATTTCGATAGGTGCAAAGAGGGTTCTGCCGAAGAAGTCTGCCACTACAACCAGCATTCCTCCCAACAATGCAGAGGTAGGGATCAATCCTTCATGATTTGTACCTACTAACTGTCTACCTAAATGTGGTGCAATTAATCCCACAAAACCAATCATTCCTGCCGTAGCGACTCCTGCACCGGCTAAGGCTACACCCACTAGCACCAGCAAACCCCGTTGCCATTCCACACGAGTCCCTAAACCTTTGGCAACATCATCTCCCAAATTTAAGGCATTCAAATGTCTAGCTAATGTCAACGCCATCGGAACAAAAACGATTAACCAAGGTAAGAAGGAAAATACTTGTTCCCAGGTGCGTCCGTAGACGCTACCCGCTAACCACACCAACGCATCACTGACGCTGTAAATATCGCCAAAGGTAATTAATAAGCTGGTGAAAGCACCAGCGATCGCAGACAAACCCACACCCATTAAAATAAACAGAACGGGAGAACTCCCATTGTTCCAAGCCAGGGAGTAAATTAAACCAGCCATCAATAAAGCACCGACAAAGGCTGATACAGGCAAAGTGTAAATGGGTGCTGATGGAAATAGGACAATGACTGCAACTGCTGCTAGACTTGCTCCCGCATTGATGCCAATAATGCCGGGATCAGCTAATGGGTTACGTGTGATGCCTTGAAAGATAGTCCCAGAAACAGCCAGTGCCATTCCCACCATGAAAGCGACAAGGGTACGGGGTAGACGCAGGTTATGAATGACAAAAGCATGATCTGGGTTGCCTGTATCTATACCCAATACAGTTTTGACGATATCTAAGGGAGAAATCGGATATTCACCCCGTCCTAAATTCATCACCATCGCCACCACAACCGCCACTGCCAAACATAGCAGTATTGGTGGTACACGGCGGTCAATTCGCAAAGATATCGTTTCGGAACGGAA carries:
- a CDS encoding IS4 family transposase; protein product: MTLRVQILKDKFSQSLGLPFKELLPESAIRQAISELNIKYKKRLFDPLITLWAFLSQVLDTDKTCHNAVSKIIAHLAESEVEIPSTDTSAYCQARARLPEKLLEKLFNFSAQSLEEKVNQENLWCGRNVKVIDGSTVSMPDTQENQKEYPQPSTQQEGCGFPIAKIGVIFSLVTGAAVALCIDVLNTHDIKLARKMYSFLKPNDVLLGDRAFCAYADIVSITKLGCDAVFRKHQSRTTTMRKGKIVGDCDKLVTWHKPKSCPKGLNKDEFNALPQTITLREIYYYIVIPGFRTQRVSLITTLLDKATYSTLEVVGLYGKRWDVELDLRHLKTTLGMDVLRCKTPSMIRKEIHVYLLAYNLLRSLMWQAGTTYNTPPLRLSLQGTRHHLINFLPKLLAAHSTKRLQIYRTLLKVIPHKAVPYRPGRSEPRVRKRRPKIYPLMTKPRHELRKQLQTA
- a CDS encoding helix-turn-helix transcriptional regulator; amino-acid sequence: MLEILTKEQYDEVVEASLKILQAVDPSQSFDFVEKWESNFTRSSYQEMQLRPGLSLEIFDKTQYRQVNIQNNHDEEYPLIAKFYLEGNHSVICPGVAGVREKYQETAGNNYLFYLPDIEEIEQYFAGDRYYIIRILFDIDFLRNFATGFTPVPKQLQPLLDSDHPPRFHLPVGKITPTMQTILSQLLNAPYQGMVQRIYLESKVLELLALQLAQILETEQNRQSLINLKASDIERIYHAKDILISQYDNPPTLLDLAKKVGVNDNKLKLGFREVFGTTVFGYLHNYRMEMAQMLLQEGKQSVAEVASHVGYSNPGHFAAAFKRKFGMSPKVCRLGRKTA
- a CDS encoding ABC transporter ATP-binding protein, coding for MKGLSTKSLSLAYDGAPIIRDLNLAIPSGKISALVGANGCGKSTLLRGLARLLKPYGGTVYLDGQSIFNLATKEVAKQLGILPQGPVAPEGLTVKDLVGQGRYPYQNWLQQWSEKDERIVQQALEITNLLPLADRALDTLSGGQRQRAWIAMALAQDTDILLLDEPTTFLDLAHQIEVLDLLYELNQHQQRTIVMVLHDLNQACRYADYLVVVKQGRIFTAGEPKEVMTEEMVREVFGLDCRIVPDPVVGTPMCVPIGRKGEKQLQANSSNF
- a CDS encoding FecCD family ABC transporter permease, whose amino-acid sequence is MKVDWLVFRSETISLRIDRRVPPILLCLAVAVVVAMVMNLGRGEYPISPLDIVKTVLGIDTGNPDHAFVIHNLRLPRTLVAFMVGMALAVSGTIFQGITRNPLADPGIIGINAGASLAAVAVIVLFPSAPIYTLPVSAFVGALLMAGLIYSLAWNNGSSPVLFILMGVGLSAIAGAFTSLLITFGDIYSVSDALVWLAGSVYGRTWEQVFSFLPWLIVFVPMALTLARHLNALNLGDDVAKGLGTRVEWQRGLLVLVGVALAGAGVATAGMIGFVGLIAPHLGRQLVGTNHEGLIPTSALLGGMLVVVADFFGRTLFAPIEIPCGVVTAAVGAPYFLYLLIRNRKK